Proteins from a genomic interval of Sulfurospirillum oryzae:
- the mltG gene encoding endolytic transglycosylase MltG, producing the protein MEMPFTKVPINATTERTMNNKSIQIFLMVCDVALIIIYSLLFHLSRPMTSSSVAFVPQGSIGQIISYMVEKNFDLHDKVDKYLLYMIGKPQSGWVSINPSPLTRGDFLYKLSHSKAPLKVITYIPGETKELLFAQIALAFDLSYDKLMQEYALATPYVEGFLVPDTYYIPVGINEKHLIHFLLANAKKYHKDVFEKIFGEFNEAKWQKFLIIASIIQKEAANNEEMPLVSSVIYNRLKKDMKLQMDGSLNYGQYSHLKITPQRIREDTSPYNTYMYKGLPPNPVCSVSKEAIFAAIFPKTTNYLYFVKNKNGTHTFSQNYETHLENIKN; encoded by the coding sequence ATCGAAATGCCATTTACTAAGGTACCAATTAATGCTACGACAGAAAGAACTATGAATAATAAAAGTATCCAGATATTCCTAATGGTGTGTGATGTTGCTTTAATAATCATATATTCACTTCTCTTTCACTTGTCCAGACCGATGACTTCTAGTTCGGTCGCCTTTGTGCCACAAGGCTCAATAGGTCAAATTATATCATATATGGTTGAGAAAAATTTTGACCTTCATGACAAAGTCGATAAATACCTTCTTTACATGATTGGTAAACCTCAATCGGGCTGGGTGAGTATTAATCCAAGCCCTTTAACACGTGGTGATTTTCTCTACAAGCTTTCTCACTCAAAAGCTCCTTTAAAGGTCATCACCTATATTCCTGGCGAAACGAAAGAGCTTTTGTTTGCTCAAATTGCTTTAGCATTTGATCTTTCCTACGATAAACTTATGCAAGAATACGCCCTTGCAACGCCTTATGTAGAAGGATTTCTTGTGCCTGATACGTACTATATCCCTGTGGGTATTAATGAAAAGCATTTGATTCATTTTTTACTTGCCAATGCCAAAAAGTACCATAAAGATGTTTTCGAAAAGATCTTTGGTGAGTTTAATGAAGCTAAATGGCAAAAGTTCCTTATTATCGCATCTATCATTCAAAAAGAAGCCGCCAATAACGAAGAGATGCCTCTTGTCTCTTCGGTTATTTACAACCGCCTTAAAAAAGATATGAAGCTTCAAATGGATGGATCTCTTAATTACGGGCAGTATTCGCATCTTAAAATTACCCCACAGCGCATTCGTGAAGACACGTCGCCTTATAATACCTATATGTATAAAGGCTTACCACCTAATCCTGTGTGTAGTGTGAGTAAAGAGGCAATTTTTGCAGCCATTTTTCCCAAAACGACCAATTATCTCTATTTTGTAAAAAATAAAAATGGTACGCACACTTTTTCCCAAAATTATGAGACACATTTGGAAAATATAAAAAATTAA
- a CDS encoding NADP-dependent isocitrate dehydrogenase — MAQKTSKIIYTQVDEAPALATYSLLPIVKAFTASSNIEIETRDISLAGRILANFPENLTATQKVNDDLAYLGELANQPEANIIKLPNISASLPQLQAAIKELQEKGYNVPNYPESPANEVEKEIKARYAKVLGSAVNPVLREGNSDRRAPLCVKEYARKNPHRMGKWSSDSASHVAYMNEGDFYGNEKAVTVPEATTVRIELVGKDGNTTILKEKLPLLQDEIIDGTYMSSKKLSAFFEAQMEEAKKSGILLSLHLKATMMKVSDPIMFGYAVKVFFKDVFEKYATLFKEIGVNANNGLGDLYTKIATLPEAQKAAVEADIMACYTKRPKLAMVNSDKGITNLHVPSDVIIDASMPACIRESGRMWGEDGALHDTKALIPDRCYARIYEETMNFCKKNGALDPKTMGSVPNVGLMAQKAEEYGSHDKTFQCDADGSVRIVDIATGKVLMEHPVEKGDIYRACQAKDAPIKDWVKLAVNRARLSHTPAIFWLDPARAHDAEMIKKVEKYLKEFDLKDLDIKIMTPEEAIRESLARIVKGLDTISVTGNVLRDYLTDLFPILEVGTSAKMLSIVPLMSGGGLFETGAGGSAPKHVQQFIEENHLRWDSLGEFMALTASLEHLDNVVGNKKASILAKTLDAATGKFLDNNKSPSSKVGELDNRGSHFYLSLYWAEALAAQNEDQALAAEFKPLAETLKANEQKIVGELNAAQGNAVDMGGYYKPNFEKTSKAMRPSATFNAALDALKA, encoded by the coding sequence ATGGCTCAAAAAACAAGTAAAATCATCTATACACAAGTAGATGAAGCTCCCGCACTCGCAACGTATTCTTTATTACCGATTGTTAAAGCATTTACCGCAAGTTCTAATATCGAGATTGAAACCAGAGATATTTCACTCGCAGGTCGCATTCTTGCTAATTTTCCTGAAAATTTAACTGCTACACAAAAAGTCAATGATGACCTTGCGTATTTGGGTGAACTTGCAAATCAGCCAGAAGCCAACATTATTAAACTTCCAAATATCAGTGCTTCTTTGCCTCAACTTCAAGCAGCGATTAAAGAGCTTCAAGAAAAGGGCTATAACGTTCCTAATTATCCAGAAAGCCCTGCTAATGAAGTAGAAAAAGAGATCAAAGCGCGCTATGCTAAAGTCTTAGGAAGCGCGGTTAACCCTGTTCTTCGCGAAGGTAACTCAGACAGACGTGCGCCTCTTTGTGTCAAAGAATATGCCCGTAAAAATCCACACCGTATGGGAAAATGGAGTAGTGATTCTGCTTCGCATGTCGCATATATGAATGAGGGTGACTTTTACGGTAACGAAAAAGCGGTTACGGTACCAGAAGCAACGACTGTTCGCATTGAACTTGTTGGAAAAGACGGTAACACAACGATTTTAAAAGAAAAACTACCCCTTTTACAAGATGAAATCATCGATGGAACTTATATGAGCAGCAAAAAGCTCTCAGCATTTTTTGAAGCGCAAATGGAAGAGGCTAAAAAAAGCGGTATTCTTCTCTCCTTACACTTAAAAGCTACAATGATGAAAGTCAGTGACCCTATCATGTTTGGCTATGCGGTCAAAGTTTTTTTCAAAGATGTTTTTGAGAAATACGCAACACTTTTCAAAGAGATAGGTGTCAATGCCAATAATGGTCTTGGCGATCTCTATACCAAAATCGCAACACTTCCAGAAGCGCAAAAAGCTGCTGTCGAAGCAGATATTATGGCGTGTTATACCAAACGCCCTAAACTTGCAATGGTTAATTCTGACAAGGGCATTACCAATTTACATGTACCAAGCGATGTCATTATTGATGCTTCGATGCCAGCGTGTATTCGCGAGTCTGGTCGTATGTGGGGAGAAGATGGTGCACTACACGATACAAAAGCCTTGATTCCTGATCGCTGTTATGCACGCATCTATGAAGAGACAATGAATTTCTGTAAGAAAAATGGCGCACTTGATCCTAAAACAATGGGTTCTGTGCCAAATGTTGGTCTTATGGCGCAAAAAGCTGAAGAGTATGGTTCTCATGATAAAACCTTCCAATGTGATGCCGATGGTAGTGTTCGCATCGTCGATATTGCAACAGGTAAAGTCTTAATGGAACATCCTGTTGAAAAAGGTGACATTTACCGTGCGTGCCAAGCAAAAGATGCACCGATTAAAGACTGGGTAAAATTAGCTGTTAACAGAGCTCGTTTAAGTCATACACCTGCCATTTTTTGGCTTGATCCCGCACGTGCTCACGATGCAGAAATGATTAAAAAAGTTGAAAAATACCTCAAAGAGTTCGACCTTAAAGATCTTGATATTAAAATTATGACACCCGAAGAGGCAATTCGCGAATCACTCGCACGCATTGTCAAAGGACTCGATACGATTTCAGTTACAGGTAACGTTTTACGTGATTACTTGACGGATCTTTTCCCTATTTTAGAAGTAGGAACATCCGCTAAAATGCTCTCAATTGTTCCATTGATGAGCGGTGGTGGATTGTTTGAAACGGGTGCTGGTGGTTCTGCTCCAAAACACGTTCAGCAATTTATAGAAGAAAATCACTTACGTTGGGATTCCCTCGGTGAATTTATGGCATTAACCGCTTCGTTAGAACACCTTGATAATGTCGTAGGCAATAAAAAAGCTTCTATTTTGGCAAAAACACTCGATGCCGCAACGGGTAAATTCTTAGATAACAACAAATCACCATCATCAAAGGTAGGTGAGTTAGACAATCGTGGAAGCCATTTTTATCTAAGCTTGTATTGGGCAGAAGCCTTAGCCGCACAAAATGAAGATCAAGCACTAGCTGCAGAGTTTAAACCGCTTGCTGAGACACTCAAAGCCAATGAGCAAAAGATCGTTGGTGAGTTAAATGCTGCACAAGGTAACGCTGTTGATATGGGTGGATACTATAAACCTAATTTTGAAAAAACGAGCAAGGCAATGCGTCCAAGTGCTACGTTCAATGCTGCTTTGGATGCACTCAAAGCGTAA
- the mdh gene encoding malate dehydrogenase, producing MSQGKKVSIIGAGNVGATICYWLAMRKSCREIVMIDLVEGVAIGKALDISQATSPEGSHTLISASSDYQHIANSDIVVITAGSPRKPGMSRDDLLMINAKITKGIIEQVKTYAPEAIIITVSNPLDAITYVAIKAGNYPRNRVIGMAGILDSSRMETFISQKLGFGYGQVTASVMGGHGDDMVPLPRYSSVNGVALTDLLSDLEIDEIIEKTRHGGAEIVGYMGTSAYYAPANSTVKMIEAILSDSRAIFPCAVLLEGEYGYHNTVNGVPVVLGANGIEEIVELPLNLNEQHQFAKSVESVNKLLETLHKNEFFLSN from the coding sequence TTGTCACAAGGAAAAAAAGTCTCAATTATTGGAGCAGGAAATGTTGGCGCAACAATTTGTTATTGGCTTGCGATGCGCAAAAGTTGTCGCGAAATTGTGATGATAGACCTCGTTGAGGGCGTTGCTATTGGCAAAGCCCTTGACATTTCTCAAGCTACCAGTCCCGAAGGTAGTCATACGCTCATTAGTGCTTCAAGTGATTATCAACATATCGCTAACAGCGATATTGTGGTGATTACCGCAGGCAGTCCACGAAAGCCTGGTATGAGTAGGGATGATCTTTTGATGATTAATGCCAAGATTACCAAAGGTATCATTGAACAGGTCAAAACTTATGCGCCAGAAGCCATTATTATCACCGTTTCCAATCCTTTAGATGCCATTACTTATGTAGCCATCAAAGCGGGGAATTATCCACGAAATCGCGTTATTGGTATGGCTGGCATTTTAGATAGTTCACGCATGGAGACCTTTATTTCACAAAAGCTTGGATTTGGGTATGGTCAAGTCACAGCGAGTGTTATGGGTGGACATGGAGATGACATGGTTCCGCTTCCTCGTTACTCTTCTGTAAACGGTGTAGCCCTTACAGATTTACTCAGCGATCTTGAAATTGATGAGATTATTGAAAAAACTCGTCATGGTGGAGCAGAAATTGTGGGGTATATGGGAACATCTGCATATTATGCACCTGCGAATTCTACCGTCAAGATGATCGAGGCTATTTTGAGCGACTCTCGCGCTATTTTCCCATGTGCCGTTTTACTAGAGGGTGAGTATGGTTACCATAACACCGTTAACGGTGTACCCGTTGTTTTAGGTGCAAATGGTATTGAAGAAATTGTGGAATTACCGCTTAATTTAAACGAACAACATCAATTTGCAAAAAGCGTAGAATCGGTCAATAAATTATTAGAAACATTGCATAAAAATGAGTTTTTTTTGTCTAATTAG
- the sucC gene encoding ADP-forming succinate--CoA ligase subunit beta, producing the protein MNIHEYQAKEIFKRYNVPTPNGYVAFSVDEAVANAKKLGGSIWVVKAQIHAGGRGLGGGVKLARSLDEVKTLANEILGMTLVTHQTGPAGKLVQKVYIEEGADIADELYLGVVLDRAREMPVIMASREGGMEIEKVAAESPEKIIKVAVDPFIGFQAFHGRELAYGLGLEKEEISSFIKFAAALYKVYMENDAEMIEINPLVKTKSGSFIALDGKMGFDDNSLFRHPEIEAMRDESEENPIEREASGYGLSYVKLDGNVGCMVNGAGLAMGTMDTINYVGGTPANFLDVGGGANAQTVAKGFEIILKDPNVKSIFVNIFGGIVRCDRIANGILEATKLVDVHVPVIVRLDGTNAKEAAEILKNANIKNIITASDLNDGANKAVAAAKGN; encoded by the coding sequence ATGAATATTCATGAGTATCAGGCAAAAGAGATCTTTAAGAGATACAATGTCCCCACACCGAACGGCTATGTAGCCTTTAGTGTTGATGAAGCTGTTGCAAACGCAAAGAAACTTGGTGGCTCAATTTGGGTTGTCAAAGCGCAAATCCATGCAGGTGGACGCGGTCTTGGCGGTGGTGTGAAATTGGCACGTAGTTTAGATGAAGTCAAAACACTTGCAAATGAAATTCTTGGTATGACTTTGGTCACACATCAAACTGGACCTGCGGGCAAACTGGTTCAAAAAGTGTATATTGAAGAGGGTGCAGACATCGCTGATGAGCTTTACCTTGGTGTTGTCTTAGATCGTGCTCGTGAAATGCCTGTCATTATGGCATCCCGTGAAGGCGGTATGGAGATTGAAAAAGTAGCAGCAGAATCTCCTGAAAAGATTATCAAAGTTGCTGTTGATCCTTTTATTGGATTTCAAGCATTTCATGGTCGGGAGTTAGCTTACGGACTAGGTCTTGAAAAAGAAGAGATTAGTAGTTTTATTAAATTTGCAGCAGCACTGTATAAAGTTTATATGGAAAATGATGCAGAGATGATCGAAATCAATCCATTGGTTAAAACAAAAAGCGGTTCATTTATTGCACTTGATGGCAAAATGGGCTTTGATGATAATTCACTCTTCCGCCACCCAGAGATCGAAGCGATGCGCGATGAGAGTGAAGAAAACCCAATTGAGCGTGAAGCTTCAGGTTATGGACTGAGCTACGTTAAACTTGATGGTAATGTTGGTTGTATGGTCAATGGTGCTGGTCTTGCGATGGGTACAATGGATACAATTAACTACGTGGGAGGCACTCCTGCAAACTTCCTAGACGTGGGCGGCGGAGCGAATGCTCAAACCGTTGCTAAAGGCTTTGAGATTATCCTTAAAGATCCAAATGTCAAATCAATCTTTGTCAATATTTTTGGTGGAATTGTAAGATGTGATCGTATTGCGAATGGTATCTTAGAAGCTACCAAACTTGTGGATGTTCACGTTCCTGTGATCGTCAGGCTTGATGGCACAAATGCCAAAGAAGCTGCCGAAATTCTTAAAAATGCCAATATCAAAAATATTATTACTGCAAGCGATCTCAACGATGGTGCTAATAAAGCCGTTGCTGCAGCTAAAGGAAACTAA
- the sucD gene encoding succinate--CoA ligase subunit alpha, producing the protein MSILIDKNTKVIVQGFTGKEGSFHAEQCLAYGTKIVGGVTPGKGGTEHLGQPVFNTVREAVIATGATVSMVFVPPAFVGDAVLEAADAGIELSVIITEGSPVRDMQRAKAYAVKKGMKTIGPNCPGIITAEECKIGIMPGSIFKKGNIGLISKSGTLTYEGANQVCNEGFGITTAVGIGGDPIIGLSYLQLLPLFEADPETEAIVMIGEIGGDLEIQAAKFIKEHIKKPVVAFIAGQTAPKGKRMGHAGAIVSGSAGTAAEKMEALTKAGVHVVKSPAEIGKKIAEVLKK; encoded by the coding sequence ATGAGCATATTGATTGATAAAAATACAAAAGTCATCGTTCAAGGTTTTACCGGTAAAGAGGGTAGTTTTCATGCTGAACAATGTTTGGCGTATGGTACAAAAATCGTTGGCGGTGTAACACCGGGCAAAGGTGGCACAGAACATTTGGGTCAACCTGTGTTTAATACCGTTCGTGAAGCAGTTATTGCAACAGGTGCAACGGTTAGTATGGTATTCGTTCCACCTGCCTTCGTAGGAGATGCTGTTTTAGAAGCGGCAGACGCAGGTATAGAGCTCTCTGTCATTATCACAGAAGGTTCACCTGTTCGTGATATGCAAAGAGCCAAAGCGTATGCTGTCAAAAAAGGTATGAAAACCATTGGACCAAATTGTCCAGGAATTATCACGGCTGAAGAGTGTAAAATCGGCATTATGCCTGGCTCCATTTTCAAAAAAGGCAATATTGGCTTGATTAGTAAATCAGGCACATTGACTTATGAAGGTGCAAACCAAGTGTGTAATGAAGGCTTTGGTATTACCACCGCTGTAGGTATTGGCGGTGATCCTATTATTGGACTTTCATACTTGCAACTTCTTCCACTGTTTGAAGCAGATCCTGAGACTGAAGCGATCGTTATGATCGGTGAAATCGGAGGCGATCTTGAAATTCAAGCAGCAAAATTTATTAAAGAGCACATTAAAAAGCCTGTCGTTGCTTTTATTGCGGGTCAAACTGCACCAAAAGGTAAACGTATGGGACATGCCGGTGCAATCGTAAGTGGTAGTGCTGGAACAGCAGCTGAAAAAATGGAAGCGCTTACAAAAGCAGGAGTACATGTCGTCAAATCACCTGCAGAAATAGGAAAAAAGATAGCAGAGGTTTTGAAAAAATAA
- a CDS encoding 4Fe-4S dicluster domain-containing protein, producing the protein MGLITAPSNTPVWVNVSRCKACDICVSMCPAGVLAMVQAPNSTLGSMIEVVVPDACIGCRDCELHCPDFAIYVADKSEFKFAKLSEASKERAEKVKQNKFRKLSA; encoded by the coding sequence ATGGGTTTAATTACCGCTCCAAGTAATACACCGGTATGGGTTAACGTCTCTAGGTGTAAAGCTTGTGATATTTGTGTCAGTATGTGTCCAGCAGGTGTTTTGGCAATGGTTCAAGCACCAAATTCGACACTAGGATCGATGATAGAGGTTGTTGTTCCAGATGCCTGTATTGGATGTAGGGATTGTGAATTGCATTGTCCTGATTTTGCTATTTACGTAGCAGATAAAAGTGAATTTAAGTTTGCGAAACTTTCAGAAGCCTCTAAAGAGAGAGCAGAAAAAGTAAAGCAAAATAAATTTAGAAAACTGAGCGCATAA
- a CDS encoding 2-oxoglutarate synthase subunit alpha → MAREVISSGNALVAKAAVECGCKFFGGYPITPSSEIAEDLSKLLPRYGGKFIQMEDEIAGICVSLGASMSGTKSMTASSGPGISLKSEQIGYSFITEVPLVIVNVMRGGPSTGLPTRVSQADIGQAKYPTHGDFASISLCPGSLEEAYTETIRAFNIAEKYMTPVFVLLDETLGHMHGKAILPDLAEVEKSVVKRAEFTGDPKDYKPYAAAPTEPAVLNPFFKGYHYHVTGLHHGDMGFPTEDGAACEYNIERLMNKINTKTDDLVHYEEFMLEDADVCIIAYGSISRGAKEAVMKLRKDGIKAGLFRPITLWPSPAAKLQEIGKKFKKIMVTELNMGQYLEEIQRVMKRDDFATLHKANGRPIAPLEMVAKVKEMM, encoded by the coding sequence ATGGCAAGAGAAGTAATATCAAGCGGCAATGCCTTAGTAGCAAAAGCGGCAGTTGAATGTGGATGTAAATTTTTTGGAGGCTATCCTATTACGCCTTCAAGTGAAATTGCAGAGGATTTAAGCAAACTCCTTCCAAGATATGGTGGAAAATTTATCCAAATGGAAGATGAAATAGCAGGTATTTGTGTCTCTCTTGGCGCTTCTATGAGCGGAACAAAGTCAATGACCGCTTCATCAGGCCCTGGAATTTCTCTCAAATCTGAGCAAATTGGTTACAGCTTCATCACTGAAGTTCCTTTGGTTATCGTTAACGTTATGCGTGGTGGTCCTTCAACGGGTCTTCCAACACGTGTTTCTCAAGCAGACATTGGTCAAGCAAAGTACCCAACACACGGCGATTTTGCTTCTATTTCACTCTGCCCAGGTAGTCTTGAAGAGGCTTACACTGAAACGATTAGAGCGTTTAATATCGCTGAAAAATACATGACACCTGTTTTTGTTCTTTTAGATGAAACTTTAGGACACATGCACGGTAAAGCGATTCTTCCTGATCTTGCAGAGGTTGAGAAGAGTGTTGTTAAACGTGCTGAATTTACAGGTGATCCAAAAGATTATAAACCTTATGCAGCAGCTCCGACAGAGCCAGCAGTTCTTAACCCTTTCTTTAAAGGTTATCACTATCACGTAACAGGTTTGCATCATGGTGACATGGGCTTTCCAACCGAAGATGGTGCTGCATGTGAGTACAACATCGAACGTTTGATGAATAAAATCAATACAAAAACAGATGATCTCGTTCATTACGAAGAGTTTATGTTAGAAGATGCTGATGTCTGTATTATCGCTTATGGAAGTATCAGCCGAGGGGCTAAAGAGGCAGTTATGAAGCTTCGTAAAGATGGCATTAAAGCGGGTCTGTTTAGACCAATCACATTGTGGCCAAGCCCTGCAGCAAAACTGCAAGAAATTGGTAAAAAATTCAAGAAAATCATGGTAACAGAGCTCAATATGGGACAGTACCTAGAAGAGATTCAGCGTGTTATGAAAAGAGATGATTTCGCGACATTGCACAAAGCAAACGGTCGCCCAATCGCTCCACTTGAAATGGTTGCTAAAGTTAAGGAGATGATGTAA
- a CDS encoding 2-oxoglutarate ferredoxin oxidoreductase subunit beta, with translation MAFNYDKYLRVDKMPTLWCWGCGDGVILKSVIRAIDAMGWDMNDVCVVSGIGCSGRFSSYIDCNTVHTTHGRAIAYATGIKLANPEKHVIVVTGDGDGLAIGGNHTIHGCRRNIDLNHILINNFIYGLTNSQTSPTTPQGFWTATANYGNVDPSFDAAKLADAAGATFVARESVLDPQKLEKMFVAGFSHKGYSFFDVFSNCHINLGRKNKMGEAVQNLAWIEGRIVGKKKFDLLSDEERVGKFPTGILKQEEGKLEYCDAYDKVIYAAQNKTTVQL, from the coding sequence ATGGCATTTAATTACGATAAATATCTACGTGTAGATAAAATGCCAACCTTATGGTGTTGGGGTTGTGGTGATGGCGTTATTTTAAAATCTGTTATTCGTGCAATCGATGCAATGGGTTGGGATATGAACGATGTATGTGTTGTTTCAGGTATCGGTTGTAGTGGACGCTTTAGTTCATATATCGACTGTAACACAGTCCATACAACGCATGGTCGTGCCATTGCTTATGCAACAGGCATCAAGCTTGCGAATCCTGAAAAACATGTTATCGTTGTTACTGGTGATGGCGATGGTCTTGCAATCGGTGGTAACCATACGATTCATGGTTGTCGTAGAAACATTGACCTTAATCATATTTTGATCAACAACTTTATTTATGGTTTGACTAACTCTCAAACCAGCCCAACAACGCCTCAAGGTTTTTGGACAGCAACAGCGAACTACGGTAACGTTGATCCATCATTTGATGCGGCAAAATTAGCGGATGCAGCAGGAGCAACATTTGTTGCGCGTGAGTCTGTACTTGACCCTCAAAAACTTGAAAAAATGTTTGTCGCAGGTTTCTCTCATAAAGGTTACTCTTTCTTTGATGTGTTCTCAAACTGTCACATCAACCTTGGACGTAAAAATAAAATGGGTGAAGCGGTACAAAACCTTGCTTGGATTGAAGGTCGTATTGTAGGTAAGAAAAAGTTTGACCTTTTAAGTGACGAAGAGCGTGTGGGTAAATTCCCAACAGGTATCCTCAAGCAAGAAGAGGGCAAACTCGAATATTGTGACGCGTATGACAAAGTCATTTACGCAGCACAAAATAAAACAACCGTACAGCTATAA
- a CDS encoding 2-oxoacid:acceptor oxidoreductase family protein produces MRRQLRFVGVGGQGVILAGEILAVAKIKEGGYGVKASTYTSQVRGGPTKVDILLDESEILFPYANEGEIEFMIATAQVSFNQFKSGVKPDGIIVVEPNLVKVNDEDRKKWKIIEIPLITIAKEEVGNVITQSVVALAITVEMTHVLAHDLVRDVMLSKVPEKVHADNIKAYELGIKYAKEALAKL; encoded by the coding sequence ATGAGAAGACAATTACGTTTCGTAGGTGTGGGTGGTCAGGGTGTTATCTTGGCAGGTGAGATTTTAGCGGTTGCAAAAATCAAAGAGGGTGGTTATGGTGTAAAAGCATCTACCTATACCTCTCAAGTACGTGGTGGACCAACAAAAGTTGACATCTTACTTGATGAGAGTGAGATCCTTTTCCCTTATGCAAATGAGGGTGAGATCGAGTTTATGATCGCTACCGCGCAAGTAAGCTTCAATCAATTCAAAAGCGGTGTAAAACCAGATGGTATCATCGTTGTTGAGCCAAATTTGGTTAAAGTAAACGATGAAGATCGTAAAAAATGGAAGATCATTGAGATTCCACTCATTACCATCGCTAAAGAAGAAGTTGGAAATGTTATTACTCAGTCTGTCGTTGCTTTGGCGATTACCGTTGAGATGACACATGTTCTAGCACATGATTTAGTCCGTGATGTCATGCTTTCAAAAGTACCAGAAAAAGTTCACGCAGACAATATTAAAGCGTATGAACTTGGTATAAAATACGCTAAAGAAGCGCTCGCTAAACTTTAA
- the fumC gene encoding class II fumarate hydratase — MDYRIEKDTMGEIKVPNERYWGAQTERSLENFKIGTEKMPKELIRAFALLKRSLASVNQKLGKLDAKKAGAIIQACDEILAGKFDGEFPLAIWQTGSGTQTNMNLNEVIANRATEILGGDFRKEKLIHPNDHVNMSQSSNDTFPTAMHIASVIEIEEQLLPSLEKLKEALESKEKEFGGIIKIGRTHLQDATPLTLGQEFSGYRSMLEHSSSHILQALESLRELAIGGTAVGTGINAHPKLSEFVSEELTKLTGKTFVSSPNKFHALTSHDALVFASGANKGLAANLMKIANDIRWLASGPRCGIGELSIPENEPGSSIMPGKVNPTQAEAVTMVACQVFGADTAIAFGASQGNFELNVFKPVIILNFLQQVRLLGDVMESFRIHCVEGIEANSEKIAHNLHNSLMLVTALNPYIGYENAAKVAKLAHKEHLSLKEACVKLSLLTPEEFDRYVIPSEMIHPKE; from the coding sequence ATGGATTATCGAATTGAAAAAGATACTATGGGCGAGATCAAAGTTCCCAATGAACGTTACTGGGGAGCACAAACTGAGCGTAGTTTGGAAAATTTTAAGATCGGCACAGAAAAAATGCCAAAAGAACTCATCCGCGCCTTTGCACTTTTGAAACGCTCTTTAGCATCCGTCAATCAAAAGCTGGGAAAACTTGATGCTAAAAAAGCAGGAGCAATCATCCAAGCATGCGACGAAATTCTTGCAGGAAAGTTTGACGGTGAATTTCCTCTTGCCATTTGGCAAACAGGCAGTGGCACACAGACCAATATGAACCTTAACGAGGTCATCGCCAATCGCGCGACAGAGATATTGGGAGGCGATTTTAGAAAAGAAAAACTCATTCACCCAAACGATCATGTCAATATGTCTCAAAGCTCCAACGACACGTTTCCAACAGCCATGCATATTGCTAGTGTCATCGAGATCGAAGAGCAACTGCTCCCTTCTTTAGAAAAACTCAAAGAGGCGTTAGAGTCCAAGGAGAAAGAGTTTGGCGGTATTATTAAAATAGGGCGAACCCACTTGCAAGATGCAACACCGCTTACATTGGGGCAAGAGTTTAGCGGTTATCGTAGTATGTTGGAGCACTCTTCTTCGCATATACTCCAAGCACTTGAGTCACTTCGTGAGCTTGCCATCGGTGGAACTGCTGTGGGAACAGGCATAAACGCGCATCCAAAACTCAGCGAGTTTGTCAGTGAAGAGCTGACCAAATTGACAGGCAAAACCTTTGTCTCGTCTCCCAATAAATTTCATGCTTTAACATCACACGATGCACTTGTGTTTGCGAGTGGAGCAAACAAAGGTTTAGCAGCAAACCTCATGAAAATAGCCAATGACATCAGATGGTTGGCTTCGGGTCCCCGTTGTGGTATAGGTGAGCTTTCCATTCCTGAAAATGAGCCTGGAAGCTCTATTATGCCTGGTAAGGTCAATCCAACCCAAGCTGAAGCTGTTACAATGGTTGCATGCCAAGTATTTGGTGCCGATACCGCTATTGCCTTTGGGGCAAGTCAAGGTAACTTTGAGCTCAATGTCTTTAAACCCGTCATCATCCTTAACTTTTTGCAACAAGTTAGGCTTCTTGGCGATGTCATGGAGTCGTTTCGTATTCATTGTGTGGAGGGCATTGAAGCCAATAGTGAGAAGATCGCACACAACCTTCACAACTCGTTGATGCTGGTCACCGCACTCAATCCTTACATCGGTTATGAAAATGCAGCTAAGGTGGCAAAGCTGGCGCATAAAGAGCATTTAAGCCTTAAAGAAGCATGCGTCAAGCTTTCTCTTTTAACGCCTGAGGAGTTTGACCGTTATGTCATTCCTTCCGAGATGATTCACCCTAAAGAGTAA